A single window of Anaerolineae bacterium DNA harbors:
- a CDS encoding Adenylyl cyclase class-3/4/guanylyl cyclase (Adenylyl cyclase class-3/4/guanylyl cyclase / Disease resistance domain-containing protein / Tetratricopeptide repeat-containing protein / Transcriptional regulator, LuxR family), translated as MISAKAYPSFGKWVRNRRKQLDLTQAELGRRAYCSEAIIRKIEADERKPSRQLAEMLIQALQISIAEREAFLQSARGIFIEELHLATGESYSHNLPTLLTSTIDRARDLSAVTSLLKDKTVHLVTLIGPPGIGKTRLSIHCGSELLGDFPDGVWFVDLAEVFSADYFIPTIVRNVPILDLPGTPNLAQLIRTIREKSLLFILDNLEQIVEEASLDIARILQACARVKILATSRVPLHLYGEHEYPVPPLSIPPPTLSNNPEALMQFEAVQLLVARIRQHQPQFRITATNAASVNEICNILEGIPLAIELAAASLRQMTLDELTASFHTPDWVKQLTSPARDRPQRQRSLENVIEWSYNLLSLPQRQFFRQLGIFRGRFDAQFASAVGVANLSETKASLNELMEHSLLVQEIHADKPFWRMLVPIHEYAASKLEGEERCAAERNRAECCLNALRELNQGAPAGEPEAYFQLLVDNFHDSLQWAINERQTDLWFPMIEYLEGLWSSLGYFKEGLDFLSQILALPVEIEPHLLARLFKSASDFAWQQHDFDTALFYAQKAAEVGRRYRMHKEIPLYLNRLGRIFIEQGKLAEAKETLEKALQLAMQNPEYLNPGSPLAQLGETELFLGNLGAARGFLESSLKHLTSADGIFLAMAETDLAEVELAQGNYEQARRWLVDSLELASQHTRRLLVFLSAVAGLLVLSPKGSLANAAHLYGAIQSLSERSGIVLGSLYQKLNQGRMAKAAERLSPKEWRQAYETGYGWEKSVLIEQAHKFLEL; from the coding sequence ATGATTTCCGCCAAAGCCTACCCCTCCTTTGGTAAATGGGTACGCAACCGGCGCAAGCAACTTGATCTTACGCAGGCTGAATTGGGGAGACGCGCCTATTGTTCTGAAGCCATCATACGCAAGATTGAGGCAGACGAGCGCAAACCTTCTCGCCAACTTGCCGAAATGTTGATTCAGGCACTGCAAATCTCCATCGCCGAAAGAGAAGCCTTCCTGCAATCTGCGCGGGGTATCTTCATCGAAGAACTTCATTTAGCCACTGGAGAGTCATATTCGCACAACCTTCCCACCCTGCTCACCTCTACCATCGACCGGGCGCGTGACCTCTCCGCGGTTACCTCCCTGCTCAAAGACAAAACCGTGCACCTGGTCACCCTGATTGGGCCACCTGGAATAGGCAAAACGCGTCTCTCCATCCATTGCGGGAGTGAACTGCTGGGTGATTTCCCCGACGGTGTCTGGTTTGTTGACCTGGCAGAGGTTTTCAGCGCAGATTATTTCATCCCCACCATTGTCCGCAATGTCCCAATTCTCGATCTGCCTGGCACTCCAAATTTAGCCCAATTGATCCGTACGATTCGGGAGAAAAGTCTGCTGTTCATCCTGGATAATCTCGAGCAAATTGTCGAAGAAGCCTCACTGGATATCGCCCGCATCCTTCAAGCCTGTGCAAGGGTGAAGATACTGGCTACCAGCCGCGTCCCGCTGCACCTGTACGGCGAACATGAATACCCCGTTCCACCGCTTTCGATCCCTCCGCCGACGCTGTCTAACAACCCGGAGGCGTTGATGCAATTCGAAGCGGTGCAACTCCTGGTCGCTCGAATCCGCCAACACCAACCCCAATTCAGGATCACCGCTACCAACGCCGCTTCCGTCAATGAGATTTGCAACATTCTCGAAGGAATCCCCCTGGCAATTGAACTTGCGGCTGCCAGTCTGCGTCAAATGACGCTGGATGAACTGACCGCCAGTTTTCACACTCCGGATTGGGTCAAACAATTAACCTCCCCAGCGCGTGACCGGCCTCAGCGGCAGCGCTCTCTCGAAAACGTGATTGAATGGAGTTACAATCTGCTATCTCTGCCTCAAAGGCAATTTTTTCGCCAGCTCGGTATCTTTAGAGGACGTTTCGATGCCCAATTTGCCAGCGCAGTGGGCGTTGCAAATCTCAGCGAAACAAAAGCGTCGCTGAACGAACTGATGGAACACTCTTTGCTGGTTCAGGAGATCCACGCCGACAAACCTTTCTGGCGCATGCTGGTGCCGATTCATGAATATGCAGCCTCGAAACTCGAGGGGGAGGAACGGTGCGCCGCAGAGCGTAACCGTGCAGAATGTTGCCTGAATGCCTTGCGAGAATTAAACCAAGGCGCTCCCGCTGGCGAACCGGAAGCCTATTTTCAACTCCTGGTAGACAATTTCCACGACTCTCTGCAGTGGGCAATTAACGAGCGGCAAACTGACTTGTGGTTTCCAATGATCGAATACCTGGAAGGGCTGTGGTCATCCCTGGGGTACTTTAAGGAAGGGTTGGATTTCTTGAGCCAGATATTGGCGTTGCCGGTCGAGATCGAGCCGCACCTGCTTGCCAGACTTTTCAAATCCGCTTCCGACTTTGCCTGGCAACAGCATGACTTCGATACAGCCCTCTTCTACGCCCAGAAAGCCGCCGAAGTTGGACGCCGTTACCGGATGCACAAAGAAATCCCGCTCTATCTCAATCGTCTGGGCAGGATTTTTATCGAACAGGGAAAGCTCGCCGAAGCGAAAGAGACCCTGGAAAAAGCCCTGCAGCTTGCCATGCAAAACCCCGAATATCTCAATCCGGGTTCCCCGCTGGCACAATTGGGCGAAACGGAACTCTTTCTGGGAAATTTAGGCGCAGCGCGGGGGTTTCTGGAAAGCTCTCTGAAGCATCTGACCTCCGCCGATGGCATTTTCCTGGCGATGGCTGAGACCGACCTGGCGGAGGTTGAACTCGCTCAGGGAAACTATGAGCAGGCACGGCGGTGGCTGGTCGACTCTCTGGAACTTGCCAGCCAGCACACGCGGCGCCTGCTGGTTTTCCTTTCGGCGGTGGCAGGGCTGTTGGTTCTATCGCCCAAAGGCAGTCTGGCCAACGCAGCCCATTTGTATGGTGCAATTCAATCTTTGAGTGAGCGGTCGGGGATTGTACTGGGCTCGTTATATCAAAAACTTAATCAAGGGCGGATGGCGAAGGCAGCCGAGAGATTATCCCCTAAAGAATGGCGCCAGGCATACGAAACGGGCTACGGGTGGGAAAAAAGCGTCCTCATCGAACAGGCACACAAGTTTTTAGAGCTTTGA
- a CDS encoding Fibronectin type III domain protein yields the protein MKHYRFIDLIVRLAAIFFLLGAMLSTVPQRRAWAASRYYVKDNGGNDVNSGLSWAQAFKTLQKALKVANAGDEIWVAKGVYSPNEGSGLLPNQWRYASYYLKDDVSIYGGFAGNETSLSQRDIANHLTILSGDVDNDDLDSDGNGIADTTSDIVGSNAYHVVRSDGNASTAVLDGFVITAGLANDNSDPHNKGGGMYAYQSGATLRNLSFIGNYAGLGGGLACVDCQSLSLTTVDFSNNFAIYVGGGLSIMNSNLSLSNAMIGGNLAGTAGGGMDNSGSTITINNASFFNNQAPFGGGMANRPNSQVEMTDLTFIQNTATNKGGGIFNESSDPVLSNGRFENNWAISGGGMYNLNCNPSLSFTTFRKNTANFGGGLFNENSDPQIQFGLFEENSAQNTGGGMMNLSSNITLARSTLRNNQANVGGGMYNYTSNPTLTNVDFENNRATSTTSGGGGMFNYTSSPVLSRVNFTNNTAVNGGGGLYNYQGSNPKLTDVTFGGNAAQNGAGMRNHLGNNQPELNRVTFVGNEANFGGGMSNDNSTPKLTNVTFSGNSAHHEGGGMHNYQSNPDLMNVTFYGNVAEDSGGGGGMYNISSQPFLRNVILAGSVNGDCVNGSGGSIAGAYSLIQDTGASACGAVNRNNGFIVGQDPRLGALGSYGSFTQVHPLNSGSPAIDVVLNNWCPTVDQREMARPYGTYCDIGAYEFVPWRIYLPLILR from the coding sequence ATGAAACACTATCGTTTTATTGATCTCATTGTACGTCTGGCAGCCATTTTCTTCCTGCTCGGCGCCATGCTGAGCACTGTGCCTCAGCGACGCGCCTGGGCTGCCAGCCGCTATTACGTTAAGGATAACGGCGGGAATGATGTGAACAGTGGTCTCAGTTGGGCGCAGGCTTTCAAAACGCTGCAGAAAGCATTGAAGGTCGCCAACGCCGGCGATGAGATTTGGGTTGCAAAGGGCGTTTACTCCCCGAATGAAGGCAGTGGTTTACTGCCGAATCAATGGCGTTACGCTTCCTATTATTTGAAGGATGACGTTTCCATCTACGGCGGCTTTGCGGGGAACGAGACCTCTCTCTCCCAGCGCGATATCGCCAATCATCTTACGATCCTGAGTGGTGATGTGGATAACGATGACCTGGACAGTGACGGCAATGGTATCGCGGATACAACCTCTGACATTGTAGGAAGTAATGCTTATCATGTAGTTAGATCGGACGGTAACGCCAGCACAGCCGTTCTGGACGGATTTGTCATCACTGCCGGTTTAGCAAATGACAATTCAGATCCTCACAACAAAGGCGGTGGTATGTATGCGTATCAGAGTGGTGCTACCCTGCGCAATCTGTCTTTTATCGGCAATTACGCCGGGCTGGGGGGTGGGCTGGCATGCGTAGATTGCCAGTCTCTTTCCCTGACCACCGTGGATTTTAGCAACAACTTTGCAATCTACGTAGGGGGTGGTCTTTCAATTATGAATAGCAACCTTTCCCTGTCAAACGCAATGATCGGTGGCAACCTGGCGGGTACGGCGGGTGGTGGGATGGATAATTCCGGTAGCACCATCACCATCAACAATGCTTCATTTTTCAATAATCAGGCGCCGTTTGGCGGAGGAATGGCTAACCGTCCCAACAGCCAGGTAGAGATGACCGATTTAACTTTTATCCAAAATACTGCCACGAACAAGGGAGGGGGAATTTTCAACGAGAGCAGTGATCCCGTCCTTTCCAATGGGAGATTTGAGAACAACTGGGCGATTTCAGGTGGTGGGATGTATAACCTGAACTGCAACCCGTCCCTGTCGTTTACAACCTTCCGTAAAAACACCGCCAATTTTGGAGGCGGACTTTTCAACGAAAACAGCGACCCGCAAATCCAGTTTGGTTTGTTTGAGGAGAATTCGGCTCAGAATACGGGCGGAGGGATGATGAATCTCAGCAGCAACATAACTCTGGCGAGGAGCACCCTGCGGAATAATCAGGCGAATGTCGGCGGCGGCATGTACAACTACACCAGCAATCCGACGCTGACCAATGTAGATTTTGAAAATAACCGCGCAACTTCCACAACCAGTGGCGGCGGAGGCATGTTCAATTACACCAGCAGTCCCGTATTATCCAGAGTAAATTTCACGAACAACACTGCGGTAAATGGCGGCGGCGGGTTGTATAACTACCAGGGCAGCAATCCCAAATTGACGGATGTGACTTTTGGCGGGAATGCTGCCCAAAACGGTGCGGGAATGCGCAATCATTTAGGGAACAATCAACCGGAGTTGAACCGTGTCACCTTTGTGGGAAATGAAGCCAATTTTGGCGGAGGAATGTCCAATGACAACAGCACGCCCAAACTAACCAATGTCACGTTTTCCGGCAATTCTGCCCACCATGAAGGCGGGGGAATGCACAACTATCAAAGCAATCCGGATTTGATGAACGTCACTTTTTACGGGAATGTGGCTGAGGACAGCGGCGGGGGCGGCGGCATGTACAATATCAGCAGCCAGCCGTTTTTACGCAATGTCATCCTGGCAGGCAGTGTCAACGGCGATTGCGTCAACGGCTCTGGAGGGAGCATTGCGGGCGCATACTCCCTGATCCAGGACACAGGCGCCTCTGCCTGCGGGGCAGTTAACAGGAATAATGGATTTATCGTCGGGCAAGACCCCCGGCTTGGGGCGCTCGGTTCTTACGGCAGCTTTACCCAGGTCCACCCCCTGAACTCCGGCTCACCCGCCATTGACGTGGTGCTTAACAACTGGTGTCCCACAGTAGATCAGCGCGAGATGGCGCGGCCCTACGGAACCTATTGCGACATTGGAGCCTATGAATTTGTTCCGTGGCGAATATATTTACCGCTGATCTTACGGTGA
- a CDS encoding 2-isopropylmalate synthase: MIEILDSTLREGEQTPYVNFLVEEKLEIARLLDLIGVEMIEAGDPSVSPKVAKAIEKIARSGLKAEIVAHSLARRENIQRARDCGAQRVAIFYATSAIHLDVKLRKTRQEVIDIISEQVAYARSLGLKVRYTPEDASRTDLEFLIQVCNAAIQAGADRISFADTVGVLKPEQVFEYITVLRQRLLPCAIDLHFHNDHGLALANAMAGIRAGANCIHTTVNGMGERCGIPDLAEVIMVYHNLEGIQKYRLPPLMALVDYVEKASGFFAAPNKPISGQNAFSHKSGVHTNGVLKDPRTYEPFDPAILGRERKIIIDKYTGKSAVLARLAEYGVEVQPDELERILIEIKNLGDSRKQLFDADILDIAERVTGRAIDIIPREIEAMIMLEVESHVYTTSVVRRLRSFRNVKNLFEISGEFDISAMVSVENVMALNNLIEEIRRLPGVKRTETRLILKKYPSNGKVNAAMEAVLQKN; this comes from the coding sequence ATGATCGAAATTCTGGACTCAACCTTGCGAGAAGGGGAACAAACCCCCTACGTAAACTTTCTGGTCGAAGAAAAATTGGAAATTGCTCGCCTGTTGGATTTGATTGGGGTGGAGATGATCGAAGCTGGCGACCCCAGCGTCTCTCCAAAGGTCGCCAAAGCGATCGAAAAGATCGCCAGGTCAGGTTTGAAAGCTGAGATTGTTGCGCATTCCCTGGCGCGGCGGGAGAACATCCAGCGCGCCCGCGACTGCGGCGCCCAGCGCGTGGCAATCTTCTATGCTACTTCCGCCATTCATCTCGATGTGAAGTTGCGCAAAACTCGCCAGGAGGTCATTGACATCATCAGCGAGCAGGTAGCTTATGCGCGCAGTCTGGGACTGAAAGTGCGTTACACCCCGGAAGATGCCTCTCGAACCGATCTGGAGTTTCTCATCCAGGTTTGCAATGCAGCCATCCAGGCCGGCGCTGACCGCATTAGCTTTGCCGATACGGTCGGAGTGTTGAAGCCTGAACAGGTTTTTGAGTACATCACCGTTCTGCGCCAGCGCTTGCTACCCTGCGCCATTGATTTACACTTTCACAATGATCATGGTTTAGCGCTTGCCAACGCCATGGCAGGCATTCGCGCCGGTGCGAATTGTATCCATACCACGGTCAACGGCATGGGAGAACGTTGCGGCATTCCAGATTTAGCCGAAGTGATCATGGTCTATCACAACCTCGAAGGCATTCAGAAATACCGCCTGCCGCCCCTGATGGCATTGGTGGATTATGTTGAGAAGGCGAGCGGCTTTTTCGCCGCTCCCAACAAACCAATCAGCGGACAAAATGCCTTTTCCCACAAGAGCGGAGTGCATACCAACGGTGTGCTCAAAGACCCTCGCACCTATGAACCCTTTGACCCGGCCATCCTGGGCAGGGAGCGCAAGATCATCATTGATAAATATACCGGGAAAAGTGCAGTCCTCGCTCGCCTGGCTGAATACGGAGTCGAGGTTCAACCGGACGAATTAGAACGCATTTTGATCGAGATCAAAAATCTCGGCGACAGCCGCAAGCAACTGTTCGACGCTGACATTCTCGACATTGCCGAGCGGGTAACCGGGCGCGCCATTGACATCATCCCGCGCGAGATCGAAGCCATGATCATGCTGGAAGTAGAATCCCACGTGTACACTACCTCAGTGGTACGCCGTCTGCGCAGTTTTCGGAACGTAAAAAACTTATTCGAGATCAGCGGCGAATTTGACATCAGCGCCATGGTCAGCGTGGAAAACGTCATGGCATTGAACAATTTGATCGAAGAGATTCGGCGTCTGCCTGGCGTCAAGCGCACCGAAACGCGCCTGATCTTGAAGAAATACCCCAGCAATGGCAAGGTGAATGCCGCCATGGAGGCGGTGCTTCAAAAGAATTAA
- a CDS encoding Tagatose-6-phosphate kinase AgaZ: MFLDEVVSAQHKGIALGIPSLCSAHPWVLRTAMRTFAQLDKPLLIESTCNQVNQEGGYTGLTPADFVAYVASLAEQEDFPKERLLIGGDHLGPYPWRNEKAEVAMQKGQELVKRSVQAGYQKIHLDASMPLGDDDPTRPLPLEVIAERTVRLAQAAIHAAKDEETKASLRFVIGSEVPLPGGAPAEETGVTVTDVSTLRETFSTVRFAFQKAGLAHVLDQAIALVVQPGVEFGDDFVLEYQPQDAQALVHWIESQPSLVFEAHSTDYQTRENLRAMVRDHFAILKVGPALTFAYRQAVFALAHIEEHLCSTDEQSHLVQVIERVMLEDPRYWKNYYTGSPLEQALKRKFSLSDRIRYYWSNPSIQVALETLLSNLKGKTIPIGLLKQYCPHLNGLNQTALDSPLPHQIIEASIRLVLEDYLSACWEDCEGRST; this comes from the coding sequence ATGTTTCTGGATGAAGTAGTTTCTGCTCAACATAAAGGGATAGCGCTGGGTATCCCCTCGCTTTGCTCTGCCCATCCCTGGGTGCTACGCACTGCCATGCGCACCTTTGCTCAACTGGATAAACCCTTGTTAATTGAATCTACCTGTAATCAAGTCAATCAAGAGGGAGGTTATACTGGTCTGACGCCCGCCGACTTCGTAGCGTATGTCGCTTCCCTTGCTGAACAGGAAGATTTCCCCAAAGAGCGGCTTCTGATCGGCGGCGATCATCTCGGACCTTACCCATGGCGAAACGAAAAAGCCGAGGTTGCCATGCAAAAAGGGCAGGAACTTGTCAAGCGGAGTGTTCAGGCCGGCTATCAAAAGATCCACCTGGATGCCAGTATGCCCTTGGGCGATGACGATCCCACCCGCCCTTTACCGTTGGAGGTTATTGCCGAGCGCACCGTCAGGCTTGCTCAGGCAGCCATTCACGCTGCGAAGGATGAGGAAACAAAGGCCTCATTGCGCTTTGTGATCGGGTCCGAAGTTCCCCTCCCCGGTGGAGCACCTGCAGAAGAGACTGGCGTAACGGTGACGGATGTTTCCACGCTCCGGGAGACCTTTTCCACAGTTCGTTTTGCCTTCCAAAAAGCCGGTCTTGCTCATGTGCTCGATCAGGCCATCGCCCTCGTTGTCCAGCCGGGCGTAGAATTTGGCGATGACTTTGTGCTGGAATACCAGCCACAAGATGCCCAGGCGTTGGTTCACTGGATCGAGTCACAACCCTCGCTGGTCTTTGAAGCTCACTCAACCGATTACCAGACCAGAGAGAATTTACGGGCCATGGTGCGCGATCACTTTGCTATCCTTAAAGTCGGCCCGGCTTTGACCTTTGCCTATCGCCAGGCTGTATTTGCTCTGGCACATATCGAGGAACATTTATGTTCCACCGATGAGCAATCTCATCTGGTACAGGTGATCGAACGGGTAATGCTTGAGGACCCCCGCTACTGGAAAAACTACTATACTGGTTCGCCCCTGGAACAAGCGCTAAAGCGCAAATTCAGCCTTAGCGATCGCATCCGCTATTACTGGAGCAACCCATCTATTCAGGTTGCTCTGGAGACCCTATTGAGCAACTTGAAGGGGAAGACCATCCCGATCGGTTTACTGAAACAGTACTGTCCTCATTTGAATGGATTAAACCAGACAGCGCTTGATTCGCCTTTGCCGCACCAGATTATCGAAGCTTCTATTCGTTTGGTGCTTGAGGACTATCTCTCCGCATGCTGGGAAGACTGCGAAGGCAGAAGCACCTGA
- a CDS encoding putative carbohydrate kinase, with amino-acid sequence MIEKSIDILVPGEINPDLILNDPHLEVRFGQQEVLVQDFEMTIGSSSAIFACGASRLGLKTTIIGVVGDDPLGRFMIDALHQRQVDVSPVLINRERKTGVSVILSRGSDRAILTYLGCIDALEANQVPDSLLAQTRHLHVCSIFLQSRLRSGLTSLFDRARSLGVTISLDTNWDPSGKWEGILELIAQVDVFLPNEQEALAITASANLPQALDVLAQQCPLVVIKQGDKGAIARQGGETVAVKALTVPVVDTVGAGDSFNAGFLYGYLAGFPLKKSLELGIACGSLSTRAAGGVNAQPTLAEALQYVSG; translated from the coding sequence ATGATAGAAAAATCAATTGATATTCTCGTCCCAGGCGAAATCAACCCTGATCTCATTCTCAACGACCCCCATCTTGAAGTGCGCTTCGGTCAACAGGAGGTTCTGGTACAGGATTTCGAGATGACCATTGGTTCATCTTCAGCCATCTTTGCCTGCGGCGCCTCCCGCCTGGGCTTGAAGACAACCATTATCGGCGTGGTAGGAGACGATCCATTGGGCAGATTTATGATCGATGCCCTGCATCAACGCCAGGTTGATGTTTCCCCTGTCTTGATCAACCGTGAACGAAAAACAGGGGTGAGCGTAATCTTGAGCCGCGGCAGCGACCGGGCCATTCTCACCTATCTGGGTTGTATCGACGCCCTCGAAGCCAATCAGGTGCCCGATTCGTTGCTGGCGCAAACCCGCCATCTTCATGTCTGCAGCATTTTTCTGCAAAGCCGTTTGCGTTCGGGCTTAACATCGCTCTTTGACCGCGCTCGCAGTTTGGGCGTTACCATCTCTCTGGATACTAATTGGGATCCCAGCGGCAAATGGGAGGGTATCCTGGAGTTGATTGCTCAAGTGGATGTCTTTTTGCCTAACGAACAAGAGGCTCTGGCGATCACTGCCTCTGCGAACCTTCCTCAGGCATTGGATGTGCTCGCACAGCAATGCCCGCTGGTGGTTATTAAGCAGGGAGATAAAGGTGCCATCGCCCGCCAGGGAGGTGAGACCGTCGCTGTCAAGGCTTTGACGGTGCCGGTAGTGGATACGGTTGGCGCCGGCGACTCTTTTAACGCTGGCTTCTTATATGGCTATCTGGCCGGTTTTCCCCTCAAAAAATCCCTGGAGCTCGGCATTGCCTGTGGTTCGCTTTCCACTCGCGCTGCCGGTGGGGTGAATGCCCAACCCACACTTGCGGAGGCTTTACAGTATGTTTCTGGATGA
- a CDS encoding Transcriptional repressor of the fructose operon, DeoR family: MMSDLDNLSNIERQEQIVQLLSRQKRVTVNDLCDAFSISKATARRDLEILASQGRIQRVHGGAILVTKAPPELPILERQNEQANEKERIGAATAALINDKETVFLGSGTTVLEVARNLIDRPLTVITNSLPVINLFASSKSPVEVIVLGGELRKSELSFIGHITEQNLSEVYVDKVIIGVRAINLEQGLTNDYFPETNTDRAIIKMGKEVILVADHTKFGRVSTVLLAPLTSVQTVVSDEFLPDEYVRQLKELGIRLILA; encoded by the coding sequence ATGATGAGCGATTTAGACAACCTCTCCAACATTGAGCGACAAGAACAGATTGTTCAACTGCTTTCGCGCCAGAAGCGGGTCACTGTCAATGATCTGTGTGATGCCTTTTCGATCAGCAAAGCAACCGCCCGCCGCGACTTAGAAATCCTTGCCAGTCAGGGGAGGATTCAACGCGTGCACGGTGGAGCGATTTTGGTCACCAAAGCCCCACCTGAATTGCCCATTTTGGAACGCCAAAATGAGCAAGCCAACGAAAAAGAACGTATTGGTGCCGCAACAGCAGCTTTAATAAACGATAAGGAGACAGTTTTTCTAGGAAGCGGGACAACAGTATTGGAAGTTGCTCGTAATTTGATTGATCGACCATTGACGGTGATCACGAATTCTCTACCAGTCATCAATCTCTTCGCAAGTTCAAAATCTCCTGTTGAGGTAATCGTTCTTGGCGGAGAGTTACGTAAAAGCGAATTGTCTTTTATTGGGCACATTACTGAACAAAATTTGAGCGAAGTTTATGTTGACAAGGTAATTATTGGTGTCCGGGCTATAAATCTAGAACAGGGATTGACAAATGATTATTTCCCCGAGACCAATACTGACCGGGCTATTATTAAGATGGGAAAAGAAGTCATACTTGTAGCGGATCACACAAAATTTGGTCGCGTTTCCACAGTTCTTCTCGCTCCTCTCACGAGTGTTCAAACAGTAGTTAGTGATGAATTTCTGCCCGATGAGTATGTTAGACAACTTAAGGAGCTAGGCATTCGTCTAATCCTCGCCTAA
- a CDS encoding Glucosamine ABC transport system, periplasmic sugar-binding protein → METKRNIIICLWVVLALLLGACATQPTPVSPAQTEVPQASPQAVETEKPLETEVVQTETPIQEVKITVIFPKHEADLTGAFENRIREFEKQTGIKVDLIQSDWDSIADRVIPEMATGGSAYDVVEFDNGWVAEWCGAGWTTPLDDFMPAGYTNGMIPGLVDLFSCPDGKVHGLVWNNDTRFFYYNAQKLSEAGFETPPKTWDEFVQQSLAAREKGIVEFGMAPFWNQEWSLGNEFHFWTYAFGGEIVDEQGCFLFNKDPNTLAALEFMVESLQNGVSDPAGLTYDQAAAQDVFLKGKTMFLPQGIAGLLAYANDPSISNVVDQIKVGIVPGVREGQSAALTLPEAYAIPVNSQHKEEAWKFIEFMTSKETNMVLAREIGLLPIWVDLYTDPELTSLYPHWADFSKQLATARGLSTLTWYGDFVDVATAEVHRALAGEQTAQQALDAIAAGLAEFECKP, encoded by the coding sequence ATGGAGACTAAGAGAAATATCATAATTTGCCTTTGGGTAGTTTTAGCTCTTTTACTTGGGGCTTGTGCTACCCAACCCACTCCTGTTTCACCTGCCCAGACAGAGGTTCCTCAAGCATCTCCACAGGCAGTCGAAACGGAAAAGCCTCTTGAGACAGAAGTCGTTCAAACTGAAACCCCAATCCAAGAAGTTAAGATTACAGTGATTTTCCCGAAGCATGAAGCTGACCTGACCGGTGCTTTCGAAAATCGGATTCGCGAATTTGAAAAACAAACTGGAATCAAAGTTGATCTGATACAGAGCGATTGGGATTCCATTGCCGACCGAGTGATACCTGAAATGGCAACCGGTGGAAGCGCTTATGATGTAGTTGAGTTTGACAATGGCTGGGTTGCTGAATGGTGCGGCGCCGGTTGGACAACTCCGTTGGACGATTTTATGCCCGCAGGATATACAAATGGGATGATCCCGGGCCTGGTGGATCTTTTCTCTTGTCCCGATGGCAAGGTACATGGTCTGGTCTGGAATAACGATACCCGTTTCTTTTACTACAACGCCCAAAAACTGAGTGAAGCTGGCTTCGAGACGCCACCGAAGACATGGGACGAATTTGTTCAACAGAGTTTAGCTGCCCGAGAAAAGGGCATAGTAGAATTCGGTATGGCGCCCTTCTGGAATCAGGAATGGTCTTTGGGAAACGAATTTCACTTTTGGACCTATGCATTCGGGGGAGAAATTGTAGATGAGCAGGGATGCTTTCTCTTCAATAAAGACCCGAATACTTTAGCCGCTTTGGAATTTATGGTCGAATCACTGCAGAATGGCGTCTCCGATCCGGCAGGATTGACATACGACCAGGCTGCCGCACAAGACGTATTCTTGAAAGGCAAGACGATGTTCTTGCCTCAAGGGATAGCCGGTTTGCTTGCTTATGCTAATGATCCTTCAATTTCTAATGTTGTCGATCAGATCAAAGTTGGAATTGTGCCAGGGGTACGAGAAGGACAGAGTGCCGCTCTTACTTTACCCGAAGCCTATGCAATCCCGGTAAATTCTCAACACAAAGAAGAGGCCTGGAAATTTATTGAATTTATGACCAGCAAAGAGACCAATATGGTATTGGCTCGTGAAATTGGTTTATTGCCCATCTGGGTGGACCTGTATACCGACCCAGAGTTAACAAGCCTGTATCCTCATTGGGCTGACTTTTCCAAGCAACTTGCTACAGCAAGAGGACTATCTACACTAACATGGTATGGCGATTTTGTGGATGTAGCAACAGCCGAAGTGCATCGAGCTCTTGCAGGTGAGCAAACAGCTCAACAAGCTCTAGATGCTATTGCAGCGGGTCTAGCTGAATTTGAGTGTAAACCTTAA